One stretch of Candidatus Brocadiaceae bacterium DNA includes these proteins:
- the miaA gene encoding tRNA (adenosine(37)-N6)-dimethylallyltransferase MiaA, whose translation MIIQPKPIPIWILTGPTASGKTEVALKIAAHCNAEIVSADSMLVYRGMDIGTQKPGHDIRKVIPHHFIDIVDPWEEYNVGRYIREFDTVARNLYQNGKPFIVVGGTALYIKAIVNGLFEGPSADWEYRKYLKSLAMEKESDYLHKMLADADPETAKKVHENDQKKIIRALEVLKLTGSSISSLQIQFGRKNPLYNCRIVAIQYDRDVMYKRIEDRVENMFRCGLLNEIKVLLNNPAGLGKQASQALGYKEVVDFFNQRYTLPEVVAIIKLRTRRFAKRQMTWFRSFSDVHWVHAHADDTVACLSEKVLKQFEK comes from the coding sequence TTGATCATTCAACCAAAGCCTATTCCGATATGGATACTTACTGGACCAACGGCAAGCGGTAAGACAGAAGTTGCCCTGAAGATAGCGGCACATTGTAACGCAGAAATTGTTTCTGCCGATTCGATGCTTGTATACAGGGGTATGGATATTGGAACTCAAAAACCCGGGCATGATATAAGAAAAGTAATTCCACACCATTTTATAGATATTGTGGATCCATGGGAAGAGTATAATGTCGGGAGGTATATAAGGGAGTTTGATACTGTTGCAAGGAACCTGTATCAAAACGGCAAACCGTTTATTGTTGTAGGTGGTACCGCACTGTATATAAAAGCTATTGTAAATGGTTTATTTGAAGGACCTTCGGCTGACTGGGAATATCGCAAGTATTTAAAATCTTTGGCCATGGAAAAGGAATCGGACTACTTACATAAAATGCTTGCAGATGCGGACCCGGAAACGGCTAAAAAAGTGCACGAGAACGATCAAAAAAAAATCATTCGTGCCCTTGAAGTGTTAAAATTGACCGGTTCAAGTATTTCTTCTCTTCAGATTCAGTTTGGCCGCAAAAATCCTCTTTATAATTGCAGAATAGTAGCCATTCAATATGATCGTGATGTCATGTACAAAAGGATAGAAGACAGGGTCGAGAATATGTTTCGGTGTGGACTTCTCAATGAAATCAAGGTCTTATTGAATAATCCGGCGGGATTGGGTAAGCAGGCTTCCCAGGCGCTTGGATATAAGGAAGTTGTTGATTTTTTCAATCAAAGATATACGCTTCCGGAGGTTGTTGCCATAATTAAATTAAGGACACGCCGGTTTGCAAAAAGACAGATGACTTGGTTTAGGAGTTTTTCAGATGTTCACTGGGTGCATGCACACGCAGATGATACTGTAGCGTGTCTTTCGGAGAAAGTGCTCAAACAGTTTGAAAAATAA
- the pilM gene encoding pilus assembly protein PilM, with amino-acid sequence MLKLRKFNNVSKGPGSKAGKLSRFLQRKKHAAWGLDIGGNALKAVKITRLFDEVLIESMDSIEYRAAPTDGNILGSTCIKEALRIFLAKYRIHKTDRIIVSIPGQYSLARFTTIPSVSKRQLKGIINYEVKQQIPFDLKDIVWDYQQLPERTFGAEGVEIGLFAVRRSTLDLIVNNLESLPSQLTALQSSPLAVSNFVCSDMQTEGLSIVINLESDNTDLIILDGGHYWLRSIPLSTVDADYVKEIQRSLEYYKSLNKEAVEFRSILLMGNSFNDPLKVKTIADGFACEVKTLKSLNNFKLSEEIEPEYFNENLIDLGAALGLAIQGIGLGQTNINLLPQELIRAAEISKKKPYAIAVLGCLAFILISQYAGLKNEMSRLQSTINEHQFLLQKIREFEGTYNKVKIKAQKSLSALDLLSSLDNNRFFWMETLDKLLPLIPENVSLTGMQSSWFDEDTLEIENGRKKGSRATKKKRGDSAGSEKVLLIVIKGASSEPSIGFIEEKILKPIQELTLFEQKVPAFKNVEIVPGSCRQAEYKDGSVNYISFEIRCIVKSLAEIQAEIESLPSVSVVSSSVGKY; translated from the coding sequence ATGCTAAAGCTTCGGAAATTTAATAATGTTTCCAAGGGACCTGGTTCAAAAGCAGGAAAATTGTCTCGTTTCCTTCAAAGAAAAAAACATGCTGCCTGGGGTTTGGATATTGGAGGTAATGCATTAAAGGCGGTAAAAATTACGAGGCTTTTCGATGAAGTATTGATCGAAAGCATGGATAGTATAGAATATCGGGCCGCTCCAACTGATGGCAATATATTGGGTTCAACTTGCATTAAAGAGGCTCTCCGGATTTTTCTAGCAAAGTATCGTATTCACAAAACAGACAGGATAATTGTCTCTATACCGGGACAATATTCATTGGCCCGGTTTACCACCATTCCCTCCGTAAGCAAGAGGCAATTGAAAGGCATCATTAATTATGAAGTGAAGCAACAAATTCCATTTGATCTTAAAGATATTGTTTGGGATTATCAGCAACTACCCGAAAGAACTTTTGGAGCAGAAGGTGTAGAAATAGGGCTTTTTGCGGTTCGAAGGTCTACACTGGATCTTATAGTAAATAATCTGGAATCACTCCCCTCCCAACTGACGGCCTTACAAAGTTCCCCTTTAGCCGTTTCAAATTTTGTTTGCTCTGATATGCAAACGGAAGGTCTTTCCATTGTAATAAATCTGGAATCGGATAATACAGATCTGATTATTCTCGATGGTGGACATTATTGGTTGAGAAGTATTCCTCTCTCCACGGTGGATGCCGATTATGTAAAAGAAATCCAGAGATCTCTGGAATATTATAAGTCCTTGAACAAGGAGGCGGTTGAATTTCGCTCTATCTTGCTTATGGGTAATTCATTTAATGACCCGTTAAAGGTAAAAACTATTGCCGACGGTTTTGCCTGTGAGGTGAAAACACTGAAAAGTTTAAACAATTTCAAGTTATCAGAGGAGATTGAGCCTGAATATTTTAATGAGAATCTGATAGATTTAGGTGCTGCTTTAGGGCTTGCAATTCAGGGTATAGGGCTTGGTCAGACAAATATAAACCTGTTGCCACAGGAACTCATCAGGGCAGCAGAAATATCGAAAAAGAAACCGTATGCCATAGCGGTGCTTGGCTGTTTGGCTTTCATACTGATAAGCCAGTATGCCGGATTAAAGAACGAAATGAGCCGACTCCAAAGCACTATAAATGAACATCAATTCTTATTGCAAAAAATAAGAGAGTTTGAGGGAACCTATAATAAGGTAAAAATCAAGGCGCAAAAGAGTTTATCGGCGCTTGATCTTCTCTCCTCTCTTGATAACAACAGATTTTTTTGGATGGAAACACTGGACAAACTTCTCCCCCTAATACCCGAGAATGTGTCGTTAACAGGTATGCAGTCATCGTGGTTTGACGAGGATACTTTAGAAATTGAGAATGGCAGGAAAAAGGGTTCACGCGCGACGAAAAAGAAACGTGGAGATTCTGCAGGGTCCGAAAAAGTGCTTCTTATTGTAATTAAGGGAGCAAGTAGTGAACCGAGTATTGGGTTTATAGAAGAAAAAATCTTGAAACCTATTCAGGAATTAACGCTTTTTGAACAAAAGGTACCTGCATTTAAAAATGTGGAAATTGTTCCGGGGTCATGTCGTCAAGCAGAATATAAGGATGGATCAGTAAATTACATTAGCTTTGAGATACGCTGTATAGTCAAATCATTGGCTGAAATTCAAGCAGAAATAGAATCGCTGCCTTCCGTTTCCGTTGTCTCCTCTTCTGTTGGAAAGTATTAA